From the Thomasclavelia ramosa DSM 1402 genome, the window GTTTTCGGTTTCGCCACATCAAACTCGTTATATGGTGTATCACTTTTACCATCAAAAACATCATCAGTTGAAATTTGAACTACTTTAGCTCCAATTTTTCGAGCTACAATACACAAATTTCGTGGTCCTAAAGCATTGACCCGAAAAGCTTGATCACGATTCCTTTCACACTTATAAACATCGGTAATCGCAGCACAATTAATGATAATATCCGGTCGATTGATTTCTCCAAAACTAATCACATCATCTGTATTAGTAATATCTAATTCATCTTGATCTGTATTTAAAACTTCTATTTCTAATGGTTCAATTACTTCATTAATTGCTGTTCCGATTTGGCCATTGGAACCAACAACCCATACTTTTAACATAATTTTCCTCCTCTTTTCATAATAAAAGCGCTGAATGTATCAACGCTAATCTTTTTTTATTATAGCAATGAAATTTTATACTGTCAAATTTACCTCATCTTTTAAAATTGAGTAAAAGAAATCATCATGAACAATCTCTTGATAACCGGTTACCCCCATACGAAGACAACCTTCATACTGAAATCCTAGTTTTTCTAACAACCTTGCAGAAGCAGTATTTTCTTTAAACACTCGAGCACTAATAATATCAATCTCTTGCTCAAACAATTTTATAATAATAGCTTGCAGAGCTTCATACATATAGCCATTACGATAATACCTACAGTCTAAATAATATGATAAACTGAGAGCATTTACACGATATCTTAAACGATCAGGATTTATAAACACAGCACCAATAACATTATTAGAATTTTTTAGTTCTATGCAATACATCATATCATGTTCCCTCTCAATATCTCTAATCATCTCAGCAAATTCATATTTCGTCATCGCATTAAACTTTAACGTTGCCATATCATTATGAATCTTTAAAAGAGTTTGAGCATCATTATTATCGGGACTTCTTAAAATCAACCGTTCTGTTATTATTGTTTCCATTATTTTCTCCCTTATCCAAATAACTCATTATTATATACTCATATTGTACCACGACAAATAAAAAAAGATGATAATTAATCATCTTATAACCAATTTCCAAACAATTCAAAGCCACAATTAATAAAATTAAACTTAGCAACTTTTTTATTCTTTTTATAAACTAATAAAACAGCTAAAGCATTAAGACTTTCTTCAACATAACCATTCATCTTTCCTGATTGTGGTGATTTTAATTCAAAACGATGTCCTGCTTTTATTTTCAAATAAAATGTATGAGGATGTTGACTAATAATTAAATAATGATATCCTTCCCGCGTAAACATATCTTTTACTCTTGCTCCATAATAAGTTGCTACTCGAATTTGTTGATCATCTACTAATAAGTTCATGATCAATCCTTGAAAACTACACGCTAATAGTGGAATCTTAGCAATTGATAAAAATAAACTTGCCTCTTTTTCTTTACAGCTATTTGATTGTAACCATAAATAATCTTGTGGAAATGAACGTCCCCAGTCCTTTTCAATATAGCCATCACCAATTATCTGAAATTTCTGATTATTTACTTTTAAGCTCCCAGTAATATGATGTCGCAGACTTATTATTGCATGATTACATTCTAAAAATGGTAAATAATGAAAAGGTCCCATAATCGTTGGAGCATAACATGTTGTTTCTAGTTTAGTATACTGACTATTTTTCAAGTTTCCTTGAATATCAACTAGCCCATTATCAAGATCCAAAATAATTTGTTCTTTAGTAAAAAAATTATTTTTAATTCTAATGTAAAAGGGATCTTTTCCCCACTGGAAATCATCTAAACTATATTCAATCATCTGACTTTGGTTTGTATATGTATCCAAAGTTTGAATAAATGCACAAGATTTTTCAATTGTCTTACTAATCCCGACAATAATTGCTAAAGAAATTTTACAATCAACAATTTTGAAATACCATCCTTCAAACAAGCGCTGGTCACTGTCTTTAAGATGTAAATTAAGTTCTGTATTTTCTATTTTCATTTTCTCACCTACTAGCAAGTATATGAAAAAGCTGATAATTTATACATTACCTTCTTTAAGATTTTTGAATCTCTACCTTATTTTTTAATTGATATTTGACTTTGAGAATTTGGATAATCACCATTAATAATGTCGGCACAATAATCAAACCTATTACACCCATAACTTTCATTCCTAAATACATCCCAACTAATGAAAGAACTGGAGTTACTCCAAGATTTTTAGCAATCAATTTTGGTTCCAAAATATTTTTTGTTATTACAATAATCATATAGATAACAAGTAATGCTCCTGCAAGATATATTTTATTTGTCAGAGCACTGATTATGATCCATGGAATCATGATCATATCTAATCCTAAAACCGGCATAAAATCAAAAATTGCTATTATGCAAGCCAGCATTATACTATGATTAATCCCTATTATTTTAAATCCTAGCCATAATTCTCCAAACGTAATGATCATAATTATAAAATAAGCTTTAAATAAATTACTTAATACTTCTTTAATTGTATCTATTATAAGTGCCACCATTTCATATCGTTTAACTACCAGTCTTTCAATTCTAGAATAATCTAGAAGAATAAATAATGAAGTAATAACAACAAATATTAAATCAAATAAAATACTTGGTATTTTCATAATAAAAGCAATTAAACCAGTAATAAAGCCAGTAGAAATACTTTCAACTATGCTCATTGATCCACTGTAAATAACATCTAAGTACTTTGTTGCATCAATTATATAATGGTTTTGACTAAATAACTGATATAAATTTTCAAGATAATTAGGCAATAACTCTAATACCGTGTATATTTGAATTACAGCAAATATAATCATGGCAATAATTACACCAATAAAAAGAAGATAATTAAATACAATCAAACATTTTGAAAGAAAAATATTTTCAATCTTTAATAATTTAATTTCTTTAGCTAATAGCGGCTGCAGTACCAAAACAATCAAGCAACTAAAAAAAAGCGGAATCAGCCAGTTTATTAACACATATGTAGCTATTACAATCATAATTATTATCATCAAATAATAACTATATTTAATTAATTTTTCTTTCATCTAATCACCAATACAGTATATGTTTAAAACAAAAAAGAATTCCTTTAGGAATTCTAATTATTTACACTATGGTGTACGACAAAAGAACTATCATCTATTCCTTTAAATACGTAACCTTTATTTTGGTAATATTGAATTACAGGCCCAATTGCTTTTAAAGAATTCTCTTTTCCATTAGCATCATGAAACAATAACATAATATTTTTCTCAGTCGATGCTGTAGCATTTTTAATCAATTGTTTTACTGATAATTGTCCCGAGCCATCTTCACTATCCTCATTCCAATCGTAATATTGATAACCGCGATTTACTACTTCTTTAGTCAATTTACTCATAATCTTATGACAGTATTTCTTAGAAACCTGATTACTACTGCCACCAGGAAAACGAATATATTTAGGCACACTTCCAATTTGACTATATACAAGATCTTCAATTTTTTTTAAATCTGAAAAATATGCTGATGACGAGTTATATATTTGATCATATTCATGAATATAAGTGTGTAATCCAATCGTATGACCTTGGTCATGAGCTTTTTTTATTAAATCATAATAATTTTCATTGGTTCCTGTTACAAAAAAAGTTGCTTTAGCATCGTAAACCGCTAAAATATCTAAAACCTTTTGGGTGTTCATCGATGGACCATCATCAAATGTTAAATATACTACCTTCTCATCACTAGGCTCAAAACTTCCTATTGTCTTATTTTCAACAACGCTAACAATACATGTTTCTTTTGTCATATTCCCAGAACGATCTTTAGCAAAATATACAATTTGATAATCACCTACTTTAGAAATGTCCAAATTAGAACTATCAATTGTTAAAGTTGGATTATCATCTTGATTGTCTTTAACACTGACACTTGATAGAAGATCAATATCACTATCTTTTAAAACACTTAAATTACGAATTCCTAATATTTCTGGCGGAGTCGTATCTTTAGGTAACACATGCACGAGTGTTTTTTTGGTTACACAGTTACTGTTAGCCCGACATATCGATACTTCAACTTCGTAATCCCCTACATGATCAAATTGATAATCTTTTTTGAATTTAACTGTTGTCCGAGAATTATCATAAATATCTTTTACTACATCCCGAGCAGTTATCTTCATTCCAAGATCAACAGTAACTTCCTGTACTTCAACATTTGGCTTTAAAGTATCCTGAAGTTCAATCGTAATCGTAGTTTTGATGTTATTATAAATATACGTAATCGGATATTTACCGACTTTACTAAAATCAATCTTACTAGTATCTACATTAACGTCACTAATTGAGCCGCCAATAACTTTTTGAATATTAGCCTGAGGATCGAATTTATTAGATATTTCAATGACAGGATGATAGTTGTATAAAACGATTTGATTAGTTGGTTTAATTGATAATATTATCAAGGTAATAACTAGAACTAAAATAATTAGAAGTAGTTTATACTTTTTCACTTTGATCCCCTCATCAAACCATATTCACCCTTATAAAAAAAAGAACTGCTCCGTGAGGATAAACAAAAAAATCTTAGTATCGTGGTACATCCCTCGTCAAGCAGACACGGGATGTACCATTTATCTAAGATTTATTCTTCTTCTAATTGTTTTAATTCATCTTCACCAGTAATATATTTAAGAATTGCCGTAGCTGCTTCTTGAGGACCTTTATGTTCGTTTCCTTTAATTCCTAAACGTGTTCTTAATTGTCCTACTTTAACCCCTTGTTTAAACATTCTATTGAAATAATCAACTAAAATAACTTCAGTTTGTTCTTCACGTTGTACTGGTCCAAATGGATTAGCAAAATAGCTGCCTACTAAACCGTATTCAGTAGTAGTTCCTTTAGCCATACGATTTCCTGCTCTAAATACATCTAAAGCACTATTTACATCATCAAAGAAACTTAATGATTCGCCACCCTCTTCATAGTTATTTGCATATAGGAAGAAGTCAACATCATGATGCGCAACAACATCTTTATAATCAGTGATTGGTATTACGATTCGCGCATTTACTTTATCTGGATTCATAAAAACAGAACGGTCTAATTCTTTAAAACTATACCCTGCATCTAAATCATCAAGTCGTACAAATGCTCCAATTTCTGTACCAGAAGTTTTAACTTTACCTTCTTCGTCTAATAATAGAACACCCATATCATCATATACAGTTACTAAATCACGGATATAAGCTGCTCCAAATACTTTAATTTGTTCAATTGTTTCTGATTTACCAGCGCCACTGTCACCCATAACTACTATATTTTTAACTTCACCAGAATGTAACGTAATTTTAACCATCGCTCCATGGATAGGTAATTGACGTTGATTGATCTTACGAACATTGTGTAAAGTTAACATCATTTTTTTCATATAACCAAAGTAATCAAAATCATCACTTGCTGATAATAATGCTACCATCATATCATTTTCATCATCTTGATAGAAACTTTGATTCATCTTACCATCTTCATAACCGTATACATAGATGATATCTGGTTTACGATTACGATATTCTTCTTCACTTGCTAATTCAAATAAGTTACATAAAGCAACCCCTTGAGCCATAAATGCTACATTGAAATATACAAATGCTAATAAATCTCCAACTTTAGCTGGATAACAGAACCATTGTTCAGAATCAAATTTCAAATCTTCGATTGGATTATGTTTTGTTTCTGGGAATACCCCATCACGTTTATTCCGCTTAGAATAAGTAATGAATGGTGGATGAATAATTACGGTTTCAATAAATGGAATATCATCTAAATTACGATATTCATAAGGTAAGAATGAACGCATATTTGTTACTCTTAAACCTGCATTAACCCCCGCAGTAATTTGACGGTATACATGATGACGATATCCCAAAGCTGTTTCTTCAATAGTACGGTATACTGATAAAACTAATTCTTCAAACTTAGCTTGAGCATCTCCGAACTGAACATTTTGATATCCTCTACTTGTATTTTCATTATATACAACACTATAACGTTGTAATTTTCTCCAGAAAAGATATACTTCCTCAATTACTTTTACAAATTCATCACGATCTCTAAAATATCCTGATAAATGTGGATATGAAGATAGAACTTCTTCAACAGACATCACTAATAACAATTTAAAAATTGTTCTTAAATCACTAACAATTTCCACACTCTCACTTTTTACTTCTCTTAAATAAGTATAAGTAGTATTTTCTTTTCTTTTTCCTTCGTGAACGAATCCTTTTAAAACTCGTGCAAAAGATTCACTTTCGATTAATTGACAACGAGATTGGCAATATTCTTCAGAAAAGTTTAAGATCGCGTTCCCGCGAGTAATTTTAAATTTATAACTCATTTTACCACCCTTTCTTTCTTCAACAAGCTACTTCCCCCACTTATTGATTTTTGTCATTTTAACACAAAAGGCACATTGTATACAATACTTATTATAAAAAAAGTTAATTTTCTTTCTAAAATAAAAAAGGTCGTTAAGACCTAATTAATTTAAAAGAAAGGAACTGTAAAGAAAACTTTGCCAATCACATCTTCATCAAAATCAAAATAACCTAATCGTCGTGAATCAAGACTATTATTACGATTATCGCCCATAACAAAAACTTTACCTTCAGGGATATCGATCGACATATCTTCATTATTAGTCATAACCCCATTAATGTAGTCTTCTTCTAGTAATTTACCATTTAAATAAACTTGATTATCTTTAATATCAATATGATCGCCACCAATTCCAATTACACGTTTAATAATATAAGTTTCCTTTTTAGCAGCATCAACATAATCAACAACAATAATATCATTACGTTTTGGTTCTTTATTTTTATAAAATACCTTATCAACTAAAACAATGTTACCCTCATGATAAGTTGGTATCATCGACGTTCCATAAACCCTAGATATTTGAACAAAATATAATATACCATATGTAACTATTAAAGTAATTACAATAACCTTTAAGTATTCCAATAAAATACTCTTTTTGCTTTGTA encodes:
- a CDS encoding GNAT family N-acetyltransferase, which produces METIITERLILRSPDNNDAQTLLKIHNDMATLKFNAMTKYEFAEMIRDIEREHDMMYCIELKNSNNVIGAVFINPDRLRYRVNALSLSYYLDCRYYRNGYMYEALQAIIIKLFEQEIDIISARVFKENTASARLLEKLGFQYEGCLRMGVTGYQEIVHDDFFYSILKDEVNLTV
- a CDS encoding tocopherol cyclase family protein; protein product: MKIENTELNLHLKDSDQRLFEGWYFKIVDCKISLAIIVGISKTIEKSCAFIQTLDTYTNQSQMIEYSLDDFQWGKDPFYIRIKNNFFTKEQIILDLDNGLVDIQGNLKNSQYTKLETTCYAPTIMGPFHYLPFLECNHAIISLRHHITGSLKVNNQKFQIIGDGYIEKDWGRSFPQDYLWLQSNSCKEKEASLFLSIAKIPLLACSFQGLIMNLLVDDQQIRVATYYGARVKDMFTREGYHYLIISQHPHTFYLKIKAGHRFELKSPQSGKMNGYVEESLNALAVLLVYKKNKKVAKFNFINCGFELFGNWL
- a CDS encoding AI-2E family transporter, with protein sequence MKEKLIKYSYYLMIIIMIVIATYVLINWLIPLFFSCLIVLVLQPLLAKEIKLLKIENIFLSKCLIVFNYLLFIGVIIAMIIFAVIQIYTVLELLPNYLENLYQLFSQNHYIIDATKYLDVIYSGSMSIVESISTGFITGLIAFIMKIPSILFDLIFVVITSLFILLDYSRIERLVVKRYEMVALIIDTIKEVLSNLFKAYFIIMIITFGELWLGFKIIGINHSIMLACIIAIFDFMPVLGLDMIMIPWIIISALTNKIYLAGALLVIYMIIVITKNILEPKLIAKNLGVTPVLSLVGMYLGMKVMGVIGLIIVPTLLMVIIQILKVKYQLKNKVEIQKS
- a CDS encoding polysaccharide deacetylase family protein, producing the protein MKKYKLLLIILVLVITLIILSIKPTNQIVLYNYHPVIEISNKFDPQANIQKVIGGSISDVNVDTSKIDFSKVGKYPITYIYNNIKTTITIELQDTLKPNVEVQEVTVDLGMKITARDVVKDIYDNSRTTVKFKKDYQFDHVGDYEVEVSICRANSNCVTKKTLVHVLPKDTTPPEILGIRNLSVLKDSDIDLLSSVSVKDNQDDNPTLTIDSSNLDISKVGDYQIVYFAKDRSGNMTKETCIVSVVENKTIGSFEPSDEKVVYLTFDDGPSMNTQKVLDILAVYDAKATFFVTGTNENYYDLIKKAHDQGHTIGLHTYIHEYDQIYNSSSAYFSDLKKIEDLVYSQIGSVPKYIRFPGGSSNQVSKKYCHKIMSKLTKEVVNRGYQYYDWNEDSEDGSGQLSVKQLIKNATASTEKNIMLLFHDANGKENSLKAIGPVIQYYQNKGYVFKGIDDSSFVVHHSVNN
- the lepB gene encoding signal peptidase I, with the protein product MEEAIQSKKSILLEYLKVIVITLIVTYGILYFVQISRVYGTSMIPTYHEGNIVLVDKVFYKNKEPKRNDIIVVDYVDAAKKETYIIKRVIGIGGDHIDIKDNQVYLNGKLLEEDYINGVMTNNEDMSIDIPEGKVFVMGDNRNNSLDSRRLGYFDFDEDVIGKVFFTVPFF